A window of Acinetobacter sp. TR3 contains these coding sequences:
- a CDS encoding nuclear transport factor 2 family protein, producing the protein MTIETTKQALEKWHQMIKTGDLSNLNELLADDVVFRSPVAFKPYEGKHVVFFILTNVIQVFENFTYHREFYTEDGENVVLEFSANVSGKSLKGIDMVRFNAQGKIIDFEVMIRPMSGLAALAEKMGARFAQYQPNPSQ; encoded by the coding sequence ATGACAATCGAAACAACTAAGCAAGCGCTAGAAAAATGGCATCAGATGATCAAAACAGGTGACCTTTCAAATTTAAATGAGTTATTAGCTGACGATGTGGTATTTCGTTCACCTGTTGCTTTTAAGCCTTATGAGGGAAAACATGTGGTTTTCTTCATTTTAACGAATGTGATTCAGGTGTTTGAAAACTTTACTTATCACCGTGAGTTCTACACTGAAGATGGTGAAAATGTTGTGTTGGAATTCAGTGCTAATGTAAGTGGAAAATCGCTTAAAGGTATTGATATGGTTCGTTTTAATGCACAGGGAAAAATCATTGATTTTGAAGTGATGATTCGTCCAATGAGTGGTTTGGCTGCTTTAGCAGAAAAAATGGGTGCGCGATTTGCTCAATATCAACCAAACCCATCTCAGTAA
- a CDS encoding NADPH-dependent 2,4-dienoyl-CoA reductase has protein sequence MSAYPHLLQPLDLGFTTLKNRVLMGSMHIGLEEAPQGYERMAAFYAERAKGGVSLIVTGGVSPNDDGVVFAHGTKLDTVEEAEKHKVVTQAVHDAGGKIAMQILHTGRYSYQANNVAPSAIQAPINPIKPKALSSAEVQQTIDDFANCAKLAQYAGYDGVEIMGSEGYLINEFIAARTNHRDDEWGGSYENRIRFPIEIVKRTRDLVGENFIIIYRLSMLDLVEGGSSLEEVIQLAKEIEKAGATIINTGIGWHEARIPTIATKVPRAAFTWVTEKLKGSVSIPLITSNRINTPEMAEHVLASGHADMISMARPMLADADFVLKASEGRSDEINTCIGCNQACLDHIFSMKIATCLVNPRACYETELIFKETNAVKNIAVIGAGPAGLSFATYAASRGHKVKVFDSNNQIGGQFNIAKTIPGKEEFYETLRYFKRQIELQPNIELVLNHTVTYEELSQANYDEIVVATGVTPRQLQFEGIDHPKVLSYIQVLKERVPVGKRVAIIGAGGIGFDTAEYLTHEGDSGSLNPEKFYAEWGIDTSYAHVGGLKQPELEKSEREIYLLQRKTAAVGAGLGKTTGWIHRTGLKHRDVKMIAGASYDKVDDQGLHITVDGQTTVLDVDNVVICAGQESYTAMFDQLKADGKNVHLIGGAKEAGELDAKRAIRQGAELAAVL, from the coding sequence ATGTCAGCTTATCCACATTTATTACAACCACTTGACTTGGGTTTTACCACATTAAAGAACCGTGTGCTTATGGGCTCTATGCATATTGGTTTAGAGGAAGCGCCTCAAGGCTATGAACGTATGGCTGCATTTTATGCGGAACGTGCCAAAGGTGGTGTAAGTCTGATTGTAACTGGCGGTGTTTCTCCAAATGATGATGGTGTTGTATTTGCACATGGTACAAAATTAGATACAGTCGAAGAAGCTGAAAAACATAAAGTTGTTACTCAAGCTGTGCATGATGCTGGTGGTAAAATTGCGATGCAAATTTTGCATACAGGGCGTTATTCTTATCAAGCAAATAATGTTGCGCCATCAGCGATTCAAGCACCTATTAATCCGATTAAACCAAAAGCTCTCAGTTCAGCAGAAGTTCAGCAAACGATTGATGATTTTGCAAACTGTGCCAAGCTTGCACAATATGCAGGTTATGATGGCGTTGAAATCATGGGTTCAGAAGGTTACTTGATCAATGAATTCATTGCTGCTCGTACCAACCACCGTGATGACGAATGGGGCGGTAGTTATGAAAATCGTATCCGCTTTCCTATTGAAATCGTTAAACGTACTCGTGACTTAGTTGGCGAAAACTTTATTATTATTTATCGTTTATCGATGCTTGATTTAGTCGAAGGTGGTTCAAGTTTAGAAGAAGTTATTCAACTTGCTAAAGAAATTGAAAAAGCAGGTGCAACAATTATCAATACAGGGATTGGTTGGCACGAAGCGCGTATTCCAACGATTGCAACCAAAGTACCGCGTGCTGCATTTACATGGGTAACTGAAAAGCTAAAAGGCTCAGTTTCAATTCCGTTAATCACATCGAACCGTATCAATACACCTGAAATGGCTGAACATGTACTGGCTTCAGGTCATGCAGATATGATTTCGATGGCTCGCCCAATGTTGGCTGATGCAGATTTTGTATTGAAAGCGAGTGAAGGTCGTAGTGATGAAATCAATACGTGTATTGGTTGTAACCAAGCATGCTTAGATCATATTTTCTCGATGAAAATTGCTACTTGCTTAGTCAATCCACGTGCATGTTATGAAACTGAGCTGATTTTTAAAGAAACAAACGCTGTAAAAAATATTGCAGTAATTGGCGCAGGTCCAGCGGGTCTAAGTTTTGCAACATATGCAGCGAGTCGTGGCCATAAAGTTAAAGTGTTTGATTCAAATAATCAGATTGGTGGTCAGTTTAATATTGCTAAGACCATTCCTGGTAAAGAAGAGTTTTACGAAACTTTACGCTATTTCAAACGTCAGATTGAGTTACAGCCAAATATTGAGCTGGTACTTAATCATACCGTGACTTATGAAGAACTCAGCCAAGCGAATTATGATGAGATTGTTGTTGCAACAGGGGTAACACCGCGTCAATTACAATTTGAAGGTATTGATCATCCAAAAGTATTGAGCTACATCCAAGTATTAAAAGAGCGTGTTCCAGTCGGTAAGCGTGTTGCGATTATTGGTGCTGGTGGTATTGGCTTTGATACAGCGGAGTATTTAACCCATGAAGGTGATAGTGGTAGTTTGAATCCTGAAAAATTCTATGCGGAGTGGGGTATTGATACGAGCTATGCCCATGTAGGTGGTTTAAAGCAACCTGAGCTAGAGAAATCTGAACGTGAGATTTACTTGTTACAACGTAAAACAGCAGCTGTTGGTGCTGGATTAGGTAAAACGACAGGTTGGATTCATCGTACAGGCTTAAAACATCGCGATGTGAAAATGATTGCTGGTGCAAGTTACGACAAAGTGGATGATCAAGGTTTACATATTACTGTAGATGGTCAGACCACAGTTTTAGACGTTGATAATGTTGTGATTTGTGCTGGTCAAGAATCATATACAGCAATGTTCGATCAACTCAAAGCAGATGGTAAGAATGTTCACTTGATCGGTGGTGCGAAGGAAGCTGGTGAATTAGACGCTAAACGTGCGATTCGTCAAGGTGCTGAGTTAGCAGCAGTTCTATAA
- a CDS encoding alpha/beta fold hydrolase: MPFYTMPDQEKLFVRRVGEGEPVLVLSGLGMQSWQWLPFLFASRKKYEFIIPDWRGFGGSKECAIPNTDAISSHWNDIDALIQQLKLDQFILMGYSMGATTAMHGMKHGDLGSKLKAYLHIDQTPKISVDDSWQYGLFGQKQSRFKNLLLDIQTLLLKNKFAAKLEDLPNDIRYKLVSLWSDFIEFQGSNNFSPKVVRLALNRPVLQKYLLPIQRLDYLLWYVENYLNHDEDYRQALSQLNCPTTFFIGRASSLYPEAGQTLVAQSLSNAKAIYFERSGHTPLITEPRKFSKEIGRFLAEQTTQAA; encoded by the coding sequence ATGCCGTTTTATACCATGCCTGACCAAGAAAAATTATTTGTACGTCGTGTGGGTGAAGGTGAACCTGTACTCGTACTCTCAGGACTAGGTATGCAAAGTTGGCAATGGCTTCCTTTTTTATTTGCGAGTCGCAAAAAATACGAATTTATTATTCCAGATTGGCGTGGTTTTGGTGGTTCAAAAGAATGTGCTATACCAAATACTGACGCCATTTCGAGTCATTGGAATGATATAGATGCACTTATTCAACAACTTAAATTAGACCAATTTATCCTAATGGGTTATTCCATGGGGGCAACAACTGCAATGCATGGTATGAAACATGGTGATTTAGGGTCAAAACTCAAAGCCTATTTACATATCGATCAAACGCCTAAAATTTCTGTAGATGACTCTTGGCAATATGGGTTGTTTGGACAAAAACAATCACGTTTTAAAAATTTACTACTCGATATTCAAACATTATTATTAAAAAATAAATTTGCGGCAAAACTCGAAGATTTACCAAATGATATCCGTTATAAACTTGTAAGTTTATGGAGCGATTTTATTGAGTTTCAAGGTAGCAATAATTTTAGCCCTAAAGTGGTTAGACTTGCATTAAATCGTCCAGTGTTACAAAAATATTTATTACCCATCCAACGTTTAGATTATTTGCTTTGGTATGTAGAAAATTATTTAAATCATGATGAAGATTATAGACAAGCACTTAGCCAATTGAATTGCCCAACCACATTCTTTATTGGACGTGCATCGAGTCTCTATCCAGAAGCTGGACAAACGCTCGTTGCCCAAAGTCTATCGAATGCCAAAGCCATTTATTTTGAACGTTCTGGACATACACCATTGATTACAGAACCAAGGAAATTTAGCAAAGAAATAGGACGCTTTCTTGCGGAACAAACCACTCAAGCAGCCTAA
- a CDS encoding YheT family hydrolase: protein MGISALDKIKVLGSELLDSVLGAEQPKMYYDPKGKIKDVLEKLPQLKEKYRPTPWLSNTHVHLLYFDVIKKKTIKLEYDGIDQLTMQDGGVTAIAWYGYDLPPETPTIVIMHTITGTPESMRELVKDLHAYTGWRIALCLRRGHAGLPMPVPRISLFGLTDDLREQLNHIQTLFPESDLYAVGSSAGTGLLVRYLGEQGLDTPFKAAFAMCPGYNTEIGFKNVHPFYSKMMTKKLFKYFIYPYENTWNQVASLKKVLATTNLEAFEKEYFEMVGFDDYQSYCKAINPIYVLENIKIPLMVLNAEDDPVCSIKNLEPYKEVIQQMENIAVVTTKKGSHCGFYESLEVKSWASRLMADFFKHYS from the coding sequence ATGGGTATATCTGCTTTAGACAAAATTAAAGTGTTAGGCTCTGAGCTGCTTGATTCTGTACTTGGTGCTGAGCAACCTAAAATGTATTATGACCCGAAAGGGAAAATTAAAGATGTTTTGGAAAAATTACCTCAGTTAAAGGAAAAGTATCGCCCAACACCGTGGTTGAGTAATACCCATGTCCATCTTCTATATTTTGATGTGATTAAAAAGAAAACGATCAAGCTTGAGTATGATGGTATTGATCAGCTTACGATGCAAGATGGTGGAGTAACAGCGATTGCATGGTATGGCTATGATCTTCCGCCAGAAACGCCAACTATTGTGATCATGCATACGATTACAGGTACGCCAGAAAGTATGCGTGAACTTGTTAAAGACTTACATGCATATACGGGTTGGCGGATTGCACTTTGTTTACGCCGTGGACATGCAGGTTTACCTATGCCAGTACCTCGTATTTCTCTTTTTGGTTTGACTGACGATTTACGAGAGCAACTGAACCATATTCAAACTCTTTTTCCAGAATCCGATTTATATGCAGTAGGTTCGTCAGCAGGAACAGGACTTTTAGTGCGTTATCTTGGCGAGCAAGGCCTCGACACACCATTTAAAGCAGCTTTTGCAATGTGTCCAGGTTATAACACTGAAATTGGCTTTAAAAATGTACATCCTTTTTATAGCAAAATGATGACTAAAAAATTATTCAAATACTTTATTTACCCTTATGAAAATACCTGGAATCAGGTTGCTTCGCTGAAAAAGGTATTAGCAACAACAAACTTAGAAGCCTTTGAGAAAGAATATTTCGAGATGGTAGGTTTTGACGATTATCAAAGTTACTGTAAAGCAATTAATCCAATTTATGTATTGGAGAATATTAAAATTCCATTGATGGTGCTGAATGCAGAAGATGATCCTGTTTGTTCAATTAAAAATTTAGAGCCTTATAAAGAGGTTATTCAGCAAATGGAAAATATTGCTGTAGTTACCACAAAAAAAGGAAGCCACTGTGGTTTTTATGAAAGTTTAGAAGTGAAATCGTGGGCATCACGACTGATGGCAGACTTTTTTAAACACTATTCCTAA
- a CDS encoding SGNH/GDSL hydrolase family protein has product MWLKLSTFALLPVLVIQGVKVRKNTPRLLEASGDRDGLIGQGQPLSLLILGDSAAAGVGVETQQDALSGAIISELNKEYLLHWKLHAKTGDTTKQVYQAIQQLEPKKYDVVVTSVGVNDVTKLISAKTWIKQQKQLFTQIQNHFQPKLIIVSGVPPMQHFPALPNPLAWLFGQYAEQMNQTLKQWLAPQPQFRFIEYDIKNFQTMNLSMASDGFHPSKEIYAIWGQQVATLVRQTFTRG; this is encoded by the coding sequence ATGTGGTTAAAACTTTCAACTTTTGCATTATTACCTGTACTTGTAATACAGGGGGTGAAGGTTCGTAAAAACACACCACGACTTTTAGAAGCGAGTGGTGATCGTGATGGTCTTATTGGACAAGGACAGCCACTCTCTTTACTGATTTTAGGTGATTCAGCAGCAGCTGGGGTTGGTGTTGAGACGCAGCAAGATGCTTTATCTGGTGCGATTATTTCAGAATTAAACAAGGAATATTTGTTGCACTGGAAATTGCATGCAAAAACTGGTGATACAACAAAACAAGTTTATCAAGCGATCCAGCAATTAGAACCCAAAAAATATGATGTCGTCGTTACGTCAGTTGGTGTTAATGATGTGACTAAATTAATTTCAGCTAAAACCTGGATAAAACAACAAAAACAATTATTTACTCAAATACAAAATCATTTTCAGCCAAAATTGATTATTGTGTCTGGAGTCCCGCCAATGCAGCATTTTCCTGCATTACCCAATCCATTAGCATGGTTATTTGGGCAATATGCAGAACAAATGAATCAAACATTAAAACAGTGGTTAGCCCCACAGCCACAATTTAGATTTATTGAATACGATATTAAAAATTTTCAGACGATGAATTTATCCATGGCAAGTGATGGTTTTCATCCAAGTAAAGAAATCTATGCTATTTGGGGGCAACAGGTCGCGACATTGGTGCGACAAACATTTACTCGTGGTTAG
- a CDS encoding internalin, whose amino-acid sequence MANKKLLICAALATGLLLTACVKKEEPKNEEQSEQTSEEQTTQAASQPQQNQEFQPLESVDKPATPAPVIEMSREETPNTTTEIRRETRPAQTAEETTTAQAEQPKPAQTEQKPAKVEQSKAVKPAPAQTEDDAVAAAIAAATPALNN is encoded by the coding sequence ATGGCGAATAAAAAACTTTTAATTTGTGCTGCGCTTGCAACTGGTCTATTACTGACTGCTTGTGTCAAAAAAGAAGAGCCAAAAAATGAAGAACAATCAGAACAAACTTCTGAAGAACAAACGACTCAAGCAGCATCTCAACCACAACAAAACCAAGAATTTCAGCCTTTGGAAAGCGTAGATAAACCAGCAACGCCAGCTCCAGTGATTGAGATGAGTAGAGAAGAAACACCAAATACAACTACAGAAATTCGTCGTGAAACTCGCCCAGCTCAAACAGCAGAAGAGACAACAACGGCACAAGCTGAACAACCAAAACCTGCGCAAACTGAACAGAAACCAGCGAAAGTTGAACAATCTAAAGCAGTCAAACCAGCTCCAGCACAAACTGAAGACGATGCAGTTGCGGCAGCGATTGCAGCAGCAACACCTGCATTAAATAATTAA
- a CDS encoding PadR family transcriptional regulator yields MSLAHVLLTSLLEKPSTGFDLARRFDRSMGFFWNATHQQIYRELNGMLKKGWISTLEEQAANSRKKTYQVEQLGRIQLASWIEQQSEPAQLRDDLMVRLRAEAQLGGNNILPELERHLELHKEKLSLYQTIHDKDFKNNEPTNRILFIHKMILELGIIKEIEWIRWLEKMIPELKKFEQTNEIGEK; encoded by the coding sequence ATGTCACTTGCCCATGTTTTATTGACAAGCTTATTAGAGAAACCAAGTACAGGTTTTGATTTAGCTCGTCGTTTTGACCGTTCAATGGGCTTCTTTTGGAACGCGACTCATCAGCAAATTTACCGCGAACTCAATGGAATGCTGAAAAAAGGATGGATTTCTACATTAGAAGAACAAGCTGCCAATAGCCGTAAAAAAACTTATCAAGTTGAACAACTTGGAAGAATACAACTCGCTTCATGGATTGAACAACAAAGCGAACCTGCTCAACTCCGTGATGATCTCATGGTCAGATTAAGAGCAGAAGCACAGCTTGGCGGCAATAATATTTTGCCTGAACTTGAACGACATCTAGAGCTTCATAAAGAAAAACTTAGTCTTTATCAAACAATCCATGACAAAGACTTTAAGAATAATGAACCTACTAATCGTATCTTATTTATTCATAAAATGATTCTGGAACTCGGTATCATTAAAGAAATCGAATGGATAAGATGGTTAGAAAAAATGATTCCTGAGCTTAAAAAGTTTGAACAAACAAACGAAATTGGAGAAAAATAA